ATTCTCTTTAGTCGTGGGTTTCATTTGCTCAGAAAACATCGGCACGAAATAGCTACATTGCGGATTCTCTACGACCCCTCATCGGAGGCTCTATCAGCGCTTTGATGGTCGAGGAACTATACAATGCGGCTGCGGAATTGCTTATTGATGTGCTCTTCAACTGGCCTTCTCTGCTCACCGAGCACCACTATACTATGCTCGCCAATATCTTTGATACGCCATGGTTCCAACACCGATATGACCAACTCATACAGGGGGATGTTGACTTTGAGTCAACGCAGCTCGGATATGTACTTCTCGCCTTCGGTGAAGCCCGAGTAGAAGTTCTCATTCAGAATGATCATGACCAGAACAAGAATATCCTGTCTAGGTTGTGCGGTCTTCTTGCGGCTGATGGCTATCCGGTTGCTGAGAACAAGATTTTTGTCCCCGCCATCGAATTTTGGTCGACCCTGACCGAATCCATCTCGGATATGGATCCAGAGTCTACTTCGGCAAGCTCAGTAACTGCAATCACGATTCCATATATCTTCCAGGCGACCTCACATGCATGGAAGAAGATTATCTATCCTCCAGCAGATGAATTTCATTCATGGGATTCAGGTGATCGCGCCGGATTCAACGATGCTAGGAAAGACGTAGTGGATCTTTTGCAAGCTGTATATGCCTTGATCGGGCCGAGGCTTGTCGAAACCTTTTCTTCATTGATATTATCAACCTTGGCAAGCTCATCCTGGTTGGAACTAGAGTCAGCTATTTTCTGCTTGGGCGGTCTAGCGGACTGTAGTCGAGAAGATCCGCGCTGTGATGACTTCCTCGCCGCGGTTTTCTCTTCGCCCCTATTTTCGGTGCTTCGAAGTGCTCAGAAGAACATACCAGCCCGAGTAAGGCAAACTTGCCTCACTCTAATTGAACAGTACACCGAATACTTTGAAAGAAATACCCACCTTCTACCTACCGCCCTCAGTCTTCTGTTCAACGAAGTTTCAGAACACTCCATGGCCATACCAGCATCAAAGTCTATACACCGGCTTTGCTCGTCTTGCCGGTCACATCTGCATCCTCAAATGGAGGGCCTCCTAGCCGAGTACCGCAATTTAGTTGCCACAGCATCACTTGATTGCATTTCTCGTGAGAAAATTGTAGGCGCTCTCGCCGCCATTGCTCAAGCCATTCCtgaggatgagaagagatATATTGCTTGTTCTGGATTGCTTGATATTATACAAGGCGACGTCCAACAATCCATGAAGTTAGTGAATGTAACCAATGATGAAATACTACCGCAGCAAATGGAACTTCCTTGCTCAGATATCTTGCCTGAGGAACACGTTGGCCTGCATGTCGCTCTCAGGGCCCTGAGATGTCTGGCAAGCATGGGCAAGGGCTTGCAATCTCCTCCAGACTTCTCAATCGATCTTGAGACTGATTCCAACCAGAAAGCCAAGACCCCCAAATTGATCCACATTCAAGAGCAAATAATACGCATCATTGTCGAAGTCCAAAATGTGTACAGTGGAAGCTCAGAGGTTACAGAGCTGATATGCAGCGTACTTCGCAGCGGTTTCTCCGAAAGTGAGCCGGGACCGTTCGTCCTTACCCCCGAGGATATAGTGCGCTTTCTGGTTGGGCATTCGAAAGATACACCTAGGATTGGTATTGTTGTCAGCATGGCGTGTTCTTTTATTAGCTCCCTACCTCCTCAGATGCTGGGAGAGTATCAAAAGATACTCTCGGATGTGCTCTCCTGGGTAATCGGACTCTTGAAACAGCTTCCCGGTAAGACTTCCACTATTCTTGGCCGCAGATAAAACCAGCCGTATTGACATGTGAGAATAGAGCCGGGAGCAGAGCCTGAGCTCGTACAGAATGGCATTGATCTTGTCAGCCGACTGCTGACTAGAAGCCCCAGCGCTTTCATCAGCCTGGAACCATCAGACTCAATCGAGTTCTTTTTCCTATTCACGCTGCAGGTTATGGACGGGAAAGAGCCATTACCTAAGGCGGCTGCGGCGGAATTTTGGGTATGCATGACATATCTTGTTATTGAACTTTCTATCATTATGGCATCCAATGGCGAGCTAACACACAAATAGACTGCGTTTGTCGGCACTCGGGGAGATGATACAATGCTTCAGGAAACTTTCAAGAGAGCCATGGATACGCTTGGGCCCTTGTTAACTCAATCCCTTGCAAGAAATATCGGCGGCAATGCTCTGCGGAGCGAGTTAGACCGACTAAGTGAACCTTTGAGGAAACTTGTCGTCAACTACCCGATGTCGAGAGAGTGGCTGCAGTCCGGTCTAGACCATCCGTCATTCCCCAGTCAGAGGGTCGCTCCAGAGCAGAAATCACTCTTCGTGAAGAAGGTCATCAGGTATATTTCAATGGATCCCTGTTGATAAATGCTTACTTTGCTAACTTAAGCTAGTCTTCGAGGCTCTCGGGCGACAAATCAGGTTGTTAGAGATTTCTGGCTGACTGCGAGAGGGGCTAACTTTGCCTATGCATCTTAATTTAGCCTATCTGAGACTTACAAGTCTACAAGTCAATCGGCGCTCACCTGAATTTTCAGCATTTAAGGATACACATAATAGCATAGATGTACAGCCACATGATCCACGTTATTCTACATCGCATTGGCTGGCCAACACTGGCAACTATCATACACATGCCTATACGGCTACTCTAAACACGAGGGGCGAGGAAATAAATACATGAAAAGGCTCGAAGCGCTAGCTGACGCCAAATATCCGTCACAATCCAACAGCAGACTTGACGATATCCATCGTTTCTTGAGCACTTTCCTGGGCTTTTCGTGCACCCTCCTTCTCTATCTTTTCAAGATACGATTCGTTTGCAGATAGATCAAGATATCGATCTCGAATACCGTGTAGCCCGGCAATCAGCGCGTCTGAGACTGTCTCTTTGAAAATTTTGGGCGATGTGTGAGCATATATTTCGGCTAGCTGCGCTGGACTACGCTTTTCTGCATCAAAAACGGAATATATTTCCAATAAGTTAGAGAACCCAGGGCGAGCGGCAGGATCGTAAGAGACACCAGGGGTCGAATCCGTCAGGGCAGAGCCAATCTTGGACCGAATGTCTTCTGGAGTATCGGTAATAAGAATCCTTGATCGCTGCGCCTTGTGAGACTTTGACATTTTACTTGTCGGGTCTGTTAAGGACATGATGCGCTGAGCAGGTGCTGTCACTCAATGAGCCAGTGTGCAAGTGAGGGGGGGGAGGAAAGGCGGGCTTATAGCGGCAAGCATACAGATTATGGTCGAAGGTGGGACAAGATGATTTCCATAAGCATGGTTGAAATTTGTGACACATTCACGCGCAAACTCCAAGTGCTGTTGTTGGTCATGCCCAACGGGCACATGAGTAGCCCTTTGCAACATGCATCAGTCACTAGTTGACATGATGTACAGAGATGGTGACGCCAAGGGGCGTCTATGGGAAGGCAATGCTGGGCTTACCGGTGAACGAGAATGTCAGCGGCCTGGAGGACTGGATAGGAAAAGAGGCCCAACTTCAACCGGGAGCCAACGGGCCCTTGGTCTaaagttgaagatgaatcTAGGCTAAGTTTGCTCTGAGATGTGGTCAACAGGGGAACGTTTATGCATAGCAATTGCTGCGAGTCCATCTACCTTCCATTGTGTCATTCTTGAGAGATAGCCTACAGATGCGGTACATGCAAGTATCCACATCAGCTCAGAGTGAGCCGGCACCTACAACCAGTGGTAAGCTATGGGTTATGGAACGTTTGGGCTTGATCAGGCAACAAACAGAAGACTGGTAGAAGATGGTGCATCTCTCAGGATCCAGACCAATGGCAAGAAGAGCGGCTAAAACTTCTCTCTTGCGCTGTTTCAGCACCTCTGGCTTCTGGGGCACTGTGATGGCATGCAAATCGACGATAGAGTATATCAATTTAGTAGAGGGTTTTTCCTCGTGTTGCAAATTTACCCATTGCCTCAGTGCACCAACATAGTTTCCCAGATGCGGCACGCCAGTGGGCTGGATGCCGGAAAAAACAACCCGAGGCCGTAAAACCCTCTTTGCCCCTGCGAGAGGTGACATCTATGTCGATTGATTTACTTTATCCTTATTTAGCCCTCTTTACATGTGCTGGCAGTAACGTGAAGTGAGCagattgaagaaaagggctATAGGTGAATGAGTGAATCGTTCGATTTGGGAGCAGAATTTATGAACTGGCGCTAGTATGTTTAGAGCTATACTCCTAGCTTGAGTGGTGCTATAAACTCTAGTTGGATCGATTTCATGCTGTGCCATTATAGTGGCACCTTGACTAACAGGTACTTCACTCACATAAGAGACCATtttatagaagaagaagcagctaaAAATGGATATCATAGCACATATCAAATACATTGACTCTATTTCTTCGATTATAGTGTTTTGTAgcattttatataataatccCTGATCATGTCTTTGGCCAGAAGACGTACCATATTTTAGTAAGGTGGCTCTGCATAAGGTGGATAAGGATGAAGGCAGTCTGATTAAAGATTAAAGCAAGGTGATatatgtaaatatataatccAAGGACAACTACATTTTCTAATATACCTTATAAAGAGCTAGAGATCAAGTATATAAGTTTACAAATTTACACCATGTAGcgattataaaaataagtttattccACTAGCATGAATATGTTTTGCAGCACTTTTGCTGGACAATATTCTTCACTAGTTGcaaaaatattatactattacatGGGAttatgtgtatatataaggtatatatatatatagagagagagagagagaggaaggaaGGTGCATATAAGAGCGAAGATATaaacaagaaacaagaaactGTTACGCTGTGGCCTGCACTTactcattcttcttcaagcaaCAACAAAATCCGCACTTGCTTCGGCACCTATTTCCTCGGTTCCCTCTTTGTCGGAATCGGGCACTATGGCAAAGTTCAGATGCTTCCAGTCCTCCAGCTCTTCGGTGACGGAGCGCATTCTGTCTCGGATGCTCTCGATAGCATAGCTGCCAAGCAGTAGCCTTAATGGCGGATACGAGCAGTGACCCAGTTGCCAGACGAGCTCAGCGCACTTGACGGCACTTGTTGGCTGGCGATCTCCCAGCCACTGCACCATTCGCTTTGCGTGAAGGGCTGGAGAAGTTGCGGTTGAATAATGCTCGCTGGGCGGCTTGATGAAAAAATGGCCCCAGGTGGGCAAGGGACTGTTGCCAGAGTCAGGTTCGTCACGTCGGACGAGCCCTGGTTCGATGAGCGTGGCCTTGACGTGGAACGCATCTGTTTCATACAGCATAGCCTCGATGAGGCCCTCGACGGCATATTTGCTGGCGCAGTAGGGCCCCAGGCCCGGCACGCCCAGAGCGCCGGACGTAGAGCTGAAGATCAGATACCGCCCGGCCTGCTGCCGCCGGAAGTAGGGCAGCGTCGCGTGGATGATGTGCAGCGTGCCCATGAAGTTGGTCTCGAACTGGTTGCGCAGATCGTGCTCGTCCTGGTCCTCGCACGACCCGATGACGCCGTAGCCCGAGCAGTTTGCGACCACGTCGACGCGGCCAAACTTGTCCATGACCTGCCGGAAGACGCGATTGACCGACTCCCGCGAGCGCACGTCGCACAGGAGGCCCAGGCAGTTTTCATGGATGCCCTCCATGTCCTTCTGTGGCGTCTCAAAGATTCGCCCTACCGAGCACACCAGATCGCCGTGGGACAAGGTGCTTTTGACCAGCGACCGGCCCATGTGGCCGGTGCCGCCAAAGATCTAGAGACGGCAGCTGTAAGCAGTGAGACGGCCATGCGGAGGGGGGTTGATGGCTGCGCAATGAGACAGAAAGACGAGGGAAACGAAGAACGCACAATCCAGACAAGCTTCTTTGTTGATCCATTCGGCGAAGGCGGATCGCAACTCGCCGGCAGCTGCAGTTTGGGCCTCGCCGGCCCGTCGCTCGATTCGCTAACTTCTGTGCGAGCCTCCATGTCTAGAGGAACTCGTTTGGCGACAGCAAGCGGCAGGCGAAATCCAGCGGCAGTTTGAGTCTACGCTTCCTGCCAAAAGAGACAGTGCAGCGGCGTCTCCCAGAGTAAGGCATAAACGTCAAGCGATACTGTGTGACTTATGAGGCGTCGCCAGGttggagggaaaaaaggagctAAGAGAGAATTGAACCATCGGCAGTTGCGCAGAGGAGGTGACGAGAGCTTTAAACGAACCGTCGCAGGAATGTTGTTCGGTTTATGCATAAAtgagtttctcttttcgccTCCTCCACATGCCTGCCATTACTCAGACACATCGCCACCGCATCTCTCATTCGCGATGCGGCGGAAATGGTGAAGGCTGTTATTGTTAGCGGTGAGGAGGGTTGGAGGTCACACGATGGCGATTTGGATCCAATTGATTAGGAAACCATTGGTTCCCGGTTCTTCGAATTCTTTCCAAATGACTTTGTAATTGTCCACATCTAAGCTGCTAACTACAATGACTACTGCTGAGACAATCGCCAtgatttttaatttttttatattttttattttttatttttttcccccctcgGTCGCTGGTTAGTTCAGCTGAGATACTGGCCGACATACTCTTTACGGATGTCATTGCCGTCCAGCTCTGGAGCGCGGTTCAGGGGAGTCCACTTTGGCTCATCCTTGAAGAGCCTCATGGCGTGGACATACTagaggggagaggggagaaaGGTCAGTGAGACTTGTCTTATGCTATGCTCATGCATCTCACGGGGTGACTGGATTGACATTTCCAaacagagaaagaaggacaaAAACTCACGTTGGACTCGTCAGTGGTGAAGCGGTGGAAGATGCCGGCGGGCAGAATGATGAGATCGTCTTTTTCCAACTGAATGCGCACCCACTCGTCACCCTTGTTCCGGACGTCGAAGTAGCCCTGGCCGCCCCGGATGTACCGaatctcctcgtcctcgtgtAAGTGCTCGTTGAAGAACATCTTGACCTTGTCCTCATAGACGTCGCCCATCTTCTCGGGCGACACGACAATCTCATCGCGGTTCTTGTATCCACGTTCGGCCGCCAGCACGTCCACCTCGCTGGTTTCGGCAAGGCGACGGTAGAGCACGCCGATGGTGGCCAAGTCGCTAGCCGTCACCTCTCGGCCAGAGTCATGAGGCAGACGCTGGTCGCCCTTTGCATAATCATGCCTCGTTAGGatctctctctgtgtctcTCTTCGTCACAAGCGCCGGTTCTGTGGATGGGCTTACTGGCACGTTATCGTACATGTACGCCTTCATTTTCAactgctctgctgctatgCTATGAGGGGTTTCCAGATGATGGATTGAGAAGAGCGTCAAATGAcgaatatttaaaaagcagaGAGACTGAATGGCAGTGCCCCACTCGCTAAAATCGCCCCAAATACTGACTTGGTCTTGGAGATTTAAGCCATCAATTACATGCCAGGAGATTGTAATCATCCacctaataaaaaaaaaagggctaAATGCAAATGCTTATGATAACTTATCAACAACTTAGTTTTATGGGCGCTCAAGGCATTGGCGCGACTCAGGCACATGCATATGCATATTGCTGCTTGAATCCATTGCCATATGGAGCCTTGGAGTGGGAAGCATACCGCACTAATAGAGGCCGAAATAAGCCCTAGAGATTTCCGGTAAGCTGAGATGTAAGCGCAGCTGCCGGGTGAAACAACTGGGGAGTCGACTGTACGCTGCGGAGTTGCTAGAAACACAAGTTAAGATGACGTTAACAATTGCTTCAGAGCACGCATGCATCAATGTGAACTTACGCCGTGAATAGATAGATATAATACTACCACCCACCTTGAGTCCCTGAACTCTGTATAGAGCATCATGACTATCAGCAGTGCTGATTACGTAAACCtcaatgcagcagcagcacgatGTCATTTGCTTGCAGGCCTTCAAATACCTACTACGTCATAGGtgcctaggtaggtagataGGTAGCTTGGAACTTGTAACCTCACTTGCCTTCATTAACTAACACTGCTGGCTTGCCAACTCTGAATACTAGCCGTCATCCTCTCAACCTCAGCACAATGAGTCACGCAATGAAGCAATTCTCCGCCCTTCGCTACTCCCGAAGACTTCTCTTTGGGGGTATCGGCACAGGCGTCTGCTACGGGGCCTTTGCGGCAAACGCCTCTACCATTCGGTTTGACTCTCGGCGAAAGCAATCCGCAGCAGCCCCGACTCAGTATGCGGCGAAACCTGTGGAACCGCTGTCTTCTCCTGAAATCATCCGGCAAATCTCTTCTGGCAGTGTTGTTGGTTAGTTGATAGGCATTTCATGTCACATGTGTTTCCTTGGAGAATGACCATTGATCATCCCCTCTCTCTTAGGCTTTGCCACCGGTCTTGTTGTTTCGGTCTTTTCTCGCACTCTTGTGTTACTTGGCGGAGTGCTTACAGCATGCTATCATGTAAGTGCGCTCGCCAATTTTCTCGCCCCTAAGCTGTCTCTCCTAACATTTTCAACTTAACCAAGCTCGCCTCTTCATATGGGCTGCCCTTGCCGAGATTTCTTAATTTTCCCAAGTATCTCGCAGAGAGAGTTCCTCTTCTTAGCCATAGCACAAGAACTGGATGGTTTGTTGCATCGTTCGTTTTAACTTTTGTCCTGTCGGCGTTTGTAAGCCTCTAAGATAAAacctctttcctttttttttccattttcccCCAAACCCCTCTTTCATTTATCTCTATAGTGAAGTACTCCTACTCAATGCGCCGGGTTTCTCGTTCCAACCAGGCTGTCGTAATGGCATCTCCCTCAAAGTATCCCTTGGTCTTCTCCAAAATTTCTGCGTTGGACGCATTCAACCAAGCCTTCTCATCCTCCGTGAGCATACTCTCATTTATCAAGCTCCTGCAATAAGGTACCATGGTTACGTGCTCGAAACCAAGGAATGGCTTATCTCCAAAGGAATGTTTGGTCTCAACCTCTTTAACCATAACGATGTTCTCGATTCGAATGCCAAAATTACCATCTTCATAATATCCTGGCTCGTTCGATATGACATTTCCAGGGGCTAATGGCACTTCGGTATACTGGATGCGAGTACCAATGCCAATTGGGCCTTCATGGACATTCAGGAATGATCCCACGCCATGGCCAGTGCCATGTCGATAGTCCAATCCCGCTTTCTGCAATACATTAGCATAACGAAG
The Trichoderma asperellum chromosome 7, complete sequence DNA segment above includes these coding regions:
- a CDS encoding uncharacterized protein (EggNog:ENOG41~TransMembrane:3 (n17-27c32/33o67-85i92-111o136-154i)) — translated: MSHAMKQFSALRYSRRLLFGGIGTGVCYGAFAANASTIRFDSRRKQSAAAPTQYAAKPVEPLSSPEIIRQISSGSVVGFATGLVVSVFSRTLVLLGGVLTACYHLASSYGLPLPRFLNFPKYLAERVPLLSHSTRTGWFVASFVLTFVLSAFVSL
- a CDS encoding uncharacterized protein (EggNog:ENOG41) — encoded protein: MEARTEVSESSDGPARPKLQLPASCDPPSPNGSTKKLVWIIFGGTGHMGRSLVKSTLSHGDLVCSVGRIFETPQKDMEGIHENCLGLLCDVRSRESVNRVFRQVMDKFGRVDVVANCSGYGVIGSCEDQDEHDLRNQFETNFMGTLHIIHATLPYFRRQQAGRYLIFSSTSGALGVPGLGPYCASKYAVEGLIEAMLYETDAFHVKATLIEPGLVRRDEPDSGNSPLPTWGHFFIKPPSEHYSTATSPALHAKRMVQWLGDRQPTSAVKCAELVWQLGHCSYPPLRLLLGSYAIESIRDRMRSVTEELEDWKHLNFAIVPDSDKEGTEEIGAEASADFVVA
- a CDS encoding uncharacterized protein (EggNog:ENOG41), producing MQDELLPSEIEQVESLILSLYEPASPSTISKTQSTLSRLQSSPQAWSLAHHLLGRPDEKVKFFGALTIIVKLNTENASLSDSDAIELLVSLLEWYLGALQQKTGLLVVRKLASALATYFIYFHRLCNRYIFHLLVSLASNRAWQPGTIDESVDFNAISERLTGVHLHAAILVISNILEDVTRIDLNAASNVGLYDSVLANTSDSVALIAMCMSRDDVSPEVKQDALRCLQSWVSFAQKTSARNSYIADSLRPLIGGSISALMVEELYNAAAELLIDVLFNWPSLLTEHHYTMLANIFDTPWFQHRYDQLIQGDVDFESTQLGYVLLAFGEARVEVLIQNDHDQNKNILSRLCGLLAADGYPVAENKIFVPAIEFWSTLTESISDMDPESTSASSVTAITIPYIFQATSHAWKKIIYPPADEFHSWDSGDRAGFNDARKDVVDLLQAVYALIGPRLVETFSSLILSTLASSSWLELESAIFCLGGLADCSREDPRCDDFLAAVFSSPLFSVLRSAQKNIPARVRQTCLTLIEQYTEYFERNTHLLPTALSLLFNEVSEHSMAIPASKSIHRLCSSCRSHLHPQMEGLLAEYRNLVATASLDCISREKIVGALAAIAQAIPEDEKRYIACSGLLDIIQGDVQQSMKLVNVTNDEILPQQMELPCSDILPEEHVGLHVALRALRCLASMGKGLQSPPDFSIDLETDSNQKAKTPKLIHIQEQIIRIIVEVQNVYSGSSEVTELICSVLRSGFSESEPGPFVLTPEDIVRFLVGHSKDTPRIGIVVSMACSFISSLPPQMLGEYQKILSDVLSWVIGLLKQLPEPGAEPELVQNGIDLVSRLLTRSPSAFISLEPSDSIEFFFLFTLQVMDGKEPLPKAAAAEFWTAFVGTRGDDTMLQETFKRAMDTLGPLLTQSLARNIGGNALRSELDRLSEPLRKLVVNYPMSREWLQSGLDHPSFPSQRVAPEQKSLFVKKVISLRGSRATNQVVRDFWLTARGANFAYAS
- the ADI1 gene encoding 1,2-dihydroxy-3-keto-5-methylthiopentene dioxygenase; amino-acid sequence: MITISWHVIDGLNLQDQVSIWGDFSEWGTAIQSLCFLNIRHLTLFSIHHLETPHSIAAEQLKMKAYMYDNVPGDQRLPHDSGREVTASDLATIGVLYRRLAETSEVDVLAAERGYKNRDEIVVSPEKMGDVYEDKVKMFFNEHLHEDEEIRYIRGGQGYFDVRNKGDEWVRIQLEKDDLIILPAGIFHRFTTDESNYVHAMRLFKDEPKWTPLNRAPELDGNDIRKEYVGQYLS
- a CDS encoding uncharacterized protein (EggNog:ENOG41), which encodes MCMSRDDVSPEVKQDALRCLQSWVSFAQKTSARNSYIADSLRPLIGGSISALMVEELYNAAAELLIDVLFNWPSLLTEHHYTMLANIFDTPWFQHRYDQLIQGDVDFESTQLGYVLLAFGEARVEVLIQNDHDQNKNILSRLCGLLAADGYPVAENKIFVPAIEFWSTLTESISDMDPESTSASSVTAITIPYIFQATSHAWKKIIYPPADEFHSWDSGDRAGFNDARKDVVDLLQAVYALIGPRLVETFSSLILSTLASSSWLELESAIFCLGGLADCSREDPRCDDFLAAVFSSPLFSVLRSAQKNIPARVRQTCLTLIEQYTEYFERNTHLLPTALSLLFNEVSEHSMAIPASKSIHRLCSSCRSHLHPQMEGLLAEYRNLVATASLDCISREKIVGALAAIAQAIPEDEKRYIACSGLLDIIQGDVQQSMKLVNVTNDEILPQQMELPCSDILPEEHVGLHVALRALRCLASMGKGLQSPPDFSIDLETDSNQKAKTPKLIHIQEQIIRIIVEVQNVYSGSSEVTELICSVLRSGFSESEPGPFVLTPEDIVRFLVGHSKDTPRIGIVVSMACSFISSLPPQMLGEYQKILSDVLSWVIGLLKQLPEPGAEPELVQNGIDLVSRLLTRSPSAFISLEPSDSIEFFFLFTLQVMDGKEPLPKAAAAEFWTAFVGTRGDDTMLQETFKRAMDTLGPLLTQSLARNIGGNALRSELDRLSEPLRKLVVNYPMSREWLQSGLDHPSFPSQRVAPEQKSLFVKKVISLRGSRATNQVVRDFWLTARGANFAYAS